In the Gossypium raimondii isolate GPD5lz chromosome 9, ASM2569854v1, whole genome shotgun sequence genome, one interval contains:
- the LOC105798814 gene encoding actin-depolymerizing factor has protein sequence MSFRGGNASSGMGVAEHSKSTYLELQRKKVFRYVIFKIDEKKKEVIVEKTGGPTESYDDFAASLPESDCRYAVYDFDFVTSENCQKSKIFFIAWSPSGSRIRSKMLYATSKDRFRRELEGIHYEIQATDPTEMDLEVIRERAH, from the exons ATGTCTTTTAGAGGA GGAAATGCATCGTCGGGCATGGGAGTGGCTGAACACAGCAAAAGCACGTACCTGGAACTGCAGAGGAAGAAGGTGTTCCGATATGTTATCTTCAAGATTGATGAGAAGAAAAAGGAGGTCATAGTTGAAAAGACTGGAGGTCCGACAGAGAGCTATGATGATTTCGCAGCCTCATTGCCGGAGAGTGATTGCCGCTATGCAGTTTATGACTTCGATTTTGTGACTTCCGAGAATTGTCAGAAGAGCAAGATCTTTTTTATTGCATG GTCTCCTTCTGGTTCGAGGATCCGTTCCAAGATGCTCTATGCAACATCAAAGGACAGGTTCCGAAGGGAATTGGAGGGCATCCATTACGAAATCCAGGCAACCGACCCGACTGAAATGGATCTCGAGGTGATTAGGGAGCGTGCACATTAA
- the LOC105798817 gene encoding CRIB domain-containing protein RIC5, with the protein MNGLLKSLKYFTHMFVDKKPEMQIGPPTDVKHVAHIGMDGPSATKPSWMNEFTSAPKFSADALNGNLEVNPSASENPNSLPPNGNEKQRKKHRKPAVETDSPKGSPKASKKSKQNRLANNTTAECPGQEVQRTKNSIRDSESSCQDATEVPKKPRKKKSRGSSGGSGTSSPTSTSKAPNLLPSVNEVEC; encoded by the exons ATGAATGGTCTTTTGAAAAGCTTAAAATACTTTACCCATATGTTTG TAGATAAAAAACCAGAAATGCAAATAGGACCTCCTACAGATGTAAAACATGTTGCCCATATTGGTATGGATGGTCCGTCTGCCACCAAGCCTTCTTGG ATGAATGAGTTTACTTCTGCTCCAAAATTCTCGGCAGATGCTTTAAATGGCAATCTAGAAGTGAATCCTTCAGCATCAG AAAATCCAAACTCATTGCCACCTAATGGTAATGAGAAGCAAAGGAAGAAACATCGGAAGCCAGCGGTTGAAACTGACTCTCCTAAAGGTTCTCCTAAAGCTAGCAAGAAGTCCAAGCAAAATCGTTTGGCAAACAATACGACGGCAGAATGCCCTGGTCAAGAAGTACAGAGGACCAAGAACTCGATTCGGGACAGCGAATCATCTTGCCAAGACGCAACTGAAGTCCCGAAAAAACCTCGGAAAAAGAAATCAAGGGGATCATCGGGCGGATCGGGGACATCATCGCCAACGTCGACATCAAAAGCTCCGAATCTCTTGCCCTCAGTCAACGAGGTTGAATGTTAA